CAATGTTCGCGTGCTTTATTCCAATCTTCTTCAACTCCTTGCCCACCCGCGTACATTGTACCAATTTTGTAGTAACTCCACCCATTCCCCATTTCTGCAGCTTTTTGGTAATACTCTAAAGCCTGCTTATAGCTTTTTTGGACAACACTCGACCCATGCTTATAAATCCCATTGTAGTAGATATTGCCCAAACTAGCATAAGCATTGGCATCCCCGTTTTTGCCCCCTTCTTGGTAAAGCTTGATAGCCTGCTGGTAGGCTACCTTGATTTGCTCGTGATCTGCCGAATTGTTTGCTAGCATGTTGGCCCAATTGTAAGTCCCATCACCGCTTTTTAATCTCATCGCACTTTGATAATAATCCATCGCCTTTTGGTAATCCTGAGGCACGCCATCGCCATCGCGATACATATTGCCCAAGAACACATAAGCCTTTGCACTACCCTCACTACCCGCTTTTAAAAAGTTTTGGACTGCTTGGCGGTAGTATTCGCGCGCTTTTTGGTAATTTAAAGACACGCCCTTGCCATTGTGATACATCCACCCTAAAAAATTACAAGACCACCCATCTCCCTTTTTAGCCCCCGCTTCAAAGTGTTCTATAGCTTTGACATAATCCTGTTCCACGCCCCGACCATAGTAATACATCACACCCAATCTATAATCCTTAGGCTGTCCCATTTGGGCGGCTTTTTGGTAATACTCAAAGGCTTTTTTGTAATCCTGTTCTACCCCCTTACCATCGTTATAATACAAATCCCCAATGGCGTTGTATCCTTGCCCCTCTCCCATTTGCCCCGCCTTTTCAAAGGCTTCGATCGCCTTTTTAAAGTCTAAGGACATGCCACCCTGCCCATTCGCATAATCTTTTCCTAGGCGCATATAGCCTTGCGCCCCTGCTAGCACAGCTTTAGGCGCGCTTTTTGCCTCTGTGGCTTGGGGTTTTTGAGTTTGCTGTGTTTCTGTGGGCTGTGTTTGAGCAGGTTTTGCCTCTGTGCTAGGCTGAGGTTTATGTTGGGTATGGCGCGCATCCATCGCTTTTTGGAAATAAATCCTAGCCTGTTTGTGATCTTTGGGTACACCCGCCCCGATCATATACATGTTGGCCAAAGCCCGATACGCGTCCGCACTCCCCAACTCTGCGGCTTTTTGATAATTCTCTAAGGCTTTGGCGTAGTCTTTGTATTTGTAAGCTTCTTTGGCTACAGATAAATATTCATCTACCTTAGGGTTAGCATATGCTACAGAAAAGCCCAAAAAAACACCTAGCGTTACTTGACACATTCTCGATCTCATCATTCCATCCTTTACAAAGTAAGGTCATGGGTATTCTAGCACAAAAACCATATGCTATAATTGCCCCACTTTGTTTAGAAAAGGGTGGTTGTGAAGCGTTTTTTACGATGTTTGGTGGCGTTATGTGCCTTGGGTGTGGGTTTAAAAGCAGAAGAATACGCGATTGACAACGCCCATAGCCGGGTGGGTTTTAAAGTCAAGCATCTCAAGCTTAGTTCTGTGCATGGGGATTTTAAAAACTACAGCGCGGTGATTGACTTTGATCCAAAAAGCCATGTCTTTAAAAAGTTGGACGCAACCATTAAAGTGGTATCTATTGATACAAATAATGCCAAGAGAGACGCACATTTGCGCTCAAATGAGTTTTTTAAGGTGGAAAAATACCCCGATTTGCACTTTGTGATGCAAAAATACGAAAAAGTGAACGCAAGTCATGGGCGCATGGTAGGCACTCTCAACATTGCAGGAGTGGATCATAAGGTGGTGTTGCAAACGGAAGTGGGGACAACCCAACATCAAGGGCAGAATAAATTAGGTTTTTCTTTAAGTGGGAAAATCAAACGCCTAGACTTTAAATTAGCTCCAGAAAAATCCACACATCTTATTGGCGATGTTGTGATGTTAGACATCGAAATCGAAGCCACTCAAAAATAGCGTGCAACTCAATAGCGAACAAATCCAAGCGACCCAAGCGCGTTTGGGGCGCAATCTCATCATCGCCTCAGCGGGCACGGGCAAAACTTCTACCATTGTTGGGCGAATCATACACTTGTTAAAGCAAGGGATTAGCCCCCATGAAATTCTCTTACTCACCTTCACCAATAAGGCGAGCTTAGAGATGAAGGAACGCCTAGCCATCCACACCCCGCATGCCCAATTCATCCAAGCGGGAACTTTCCATGCCACAGCTTACCGCCACCTCAAAGAACTCTACCCTCATTTGAGCCTCAAACAACCTAAAGAATTATGCGTCTTGTTAAAAAGTGTGCTAGAGGGTATGCCCGCAGGAGAGGATTTTTATAGCGCGAATTTTCTCTACGATCTGCACTCTTTGTATTTAAACGCACAAAGACCAGAGAGTTTTAGTGATTGGATTATTGCGCGTAATCCCGATCAAGAAGAACACGCTGAATATTACGAGATCGCTTTAGGCTTGTTTGAAGAACTCAAGCAAGAACACCACTATGTGGATTACAACGACTTGTTATTGCTTTTTAGACAAAGAATGCAAGAGGAAAGGGTTGGTTTTGTGGAGGTGCTCTGTGATGAATACCAAGACACCAACCCTCTGCAAGATAGCATTTTAGATACCATCAACCCACCTAGTTTGTTTTGTGTGGGGGATTACGATCAAAGTATCTACGCCTTTAATGGAGCGGATATTTCCATCATTGGGAATTTCACAACTAAGCACCCTAACGCGCGCGTCTTCACGCTTAAAAAAAATTACCGCAGTTCACCAGCAATCCTAGCCTTAGCCAATAAAGTCATTAATCATAATCCTAGACTCTACCCAAAAAGCTTGGAAGTTGCCAAAACCACCAGTTTATCTACTCCACAACTCTTAGAATTTGAGGAGTTATTTTTGCAGTATAGGGGGATTGCTAGACATATCGCTAGTCGTGGGAATTTTGAAGAAGTGGCGGTGCTATTTAGAAATAATAGCAGCGCGGATGGTTGCGAGGCTTCTTTGAGGGAACTTGGCGTGCCCTCTAAGCGGCGGGGCGGGGGATATAGCTTTTTTGATGCTAAAGAAGTGCGCTTAATTCTTGATGTGTGTGCGTTTTTGAGCCATCCTAAGGACATGATGGCGAGCTTGCAAATTTTGAGTTATGGGCATGGGATTGGCAATGCTGTAGCTAGAGAACTGTATATGGCGTTGCAAATTTTAGGCGATGGAGATAGCAAAAAAGGTTTATTGCACCCCAATAATAAAGACCCCTACCCACAAAACAAGCAAACAGGGGGGTTATTTGAAGAATTTTTTTCTACAGAAACAGCCATGCGTTTTAAAAACCATGTCCCCTCTACTTTCAACACCCACCCCCTTTTAAAGCACCCCAAACTCACCGCCACCACAGCAAGCTTTTTAGGAGATTTTTTCACTCTTTGTCAAACCCACCCTTTAAGCCCCCAAGAAAATATTTCTCATATCTATAACTCTGCGTGGTTTAGGGCCATAATGGAGAATTTGACTAAAGAGCGCGCCAAAAATAAAGATGGAAGTATAGACAGCAGGAGGCAGGAAATCGCCGCACAGAAAATCTTGCGCAAGATCACACTTTTAAGCGATTTGGCAAAACCTTATAAGAGTTTAAAAGAATTTTTAAGCGCGATGGCATTAGATGCGAAGGAAAATTTAAATGGAGAGGGGGTGCATTTACTAAGTATCCATGCCAGTAAGGGGTTAGAATTTAAAGAAGTGTATGTGATCGACTTAATGGAGGGGCGTTTTCCTAACACTAAACTCGCCAAGCAGAGCGGAAGTTTAGAAGAAGAACGCCGCTTATTCTATGTGGCCACCACACGGGCTAAAGATCACCTCTATTTGTCCTATGCCAAGAAAGATAAGATTAAAGATATTGAATATCGGCCTTCATGTTTTCTCAAAGAAGCGGGCCTCATTCCCTAAGATGTTACCTCAAAACCCCCAAATGCAGATATGCTAAGTTAGTTAATGTGTGCCATGTTCTCTGTAAGCCAAGGCGTGCTATAAAAACATACCAAAAAGCAAGGAGCGCGTTTGGAAAAGTTTGTGGATCGCAATTATTTCTTGGTTACCAAGACAAATATTAAGGGTGTGATCACCTATGCTAATAAGCCTTTTATAGATATTGTGGGGGGCGATGGGGAAAGGGCTTTATTGGGCAAACCACACAATGTGGTGCGTCATCCTGATATGCCAAAACTGATCTTTAAAATGATGTGGGATGCGATCAAGCACAAGCAAGAAATTTTTGCTTATGTGAAAAACAAGACTTTTGATGGAAATTTTTATTGGGTTTTTGCCAATGTAACGGCGTCTATTGATGCGAAGGGGGAGGTCGTGGGCTATTATTCTGTGCGCCGTGCGCCTAATAAAAAAGCGGTAGGAATTGTGAACACTCTTTATAAAAATCTATTGGCTGCAGAAAAACGCGGAGGCGTGCAAGCAAGCGCAAATCTCTTGCAAGAAAGTCTTGATAAAGAGGGGTGCGACTATCACGAGTGGATCAATAGACTCCAAAGATTATAAAGGATAAGTAATGTTAGGCTTTTTTAAAGGTAGAGATGACACTCTACAAAAGATTCAGGACCTTGTGAACGCCGTTCGGGATGGTCATTTAGAACACCGCATCACCAATATTAATGAAAAAAGCCTTTATAGCGCTATTGCCTATGGACTTAACGACTTGCTAGATCAAATAGAGTCTGTGTTTAGAGAGATCAACGCCTGCGTGCAAGCTGCTCATGAAGGCAAAGATTACCGCACCGTCTTTTTAGAGGGTTATCGGGGGGTGTTTAAACAATATGCCCAAAATGGAGAGGTACAAGTTGCTGGGATCACCGCCATTAACAATAGTGAGATTGTGTTACGGCTTGCCGCAATGGATGGAGGGGCAAAGGGGATTAGGGATGTGATTGCCAAATTGGATGATAAAATCAAGCAATGCGTTACCAATAAAAAGTTGATGGAATACATTGAGGCCAATTCAGTGGCCAGTCAGGAGCAGGTTCGAGGTATTCAAAAGGATCTGTCTTCTTTTAATGAAAATTGTACCCATATTGGCGCAGTGATGGATGATTTGGGCAATAAGATGGATTTTGTGATGCAGGTAACCAATGTGATCAGTGATATTGCCGATCAAACAAATTTGCTCTCTTTAAATGCGGCCATTGAAGCAGCTAGAAGTGGGGAACATGGACGAGGCTTTGCAGTGGTAGCTGATGAAATCCGCAAATTGGCCGAAAGGGTGGCCAAAGAGGTCAATAGCATCAAGGAGAGTTTTAATCATTTTCAAGAGGACATCGTCAAATTAGGCAAGGAGTTTGATGAAGTGGGTTCTCTTAGTGCAAGCATCCAACAACATTTTGAAGCGTTCCACGAACTTTTAAAAAAATATGTGCAAAGCAGTCACGAGAGCTTAGAAAATAACCGCGAGTTAGAGACAGGTTTAAAACATGTCATGCGCCATATTGAGTGGATTATCTTAAAAATGAATCTTCATAGAAGCGTGATTACTAATGAGAAAAAGAATATCGATCTAGAGAAGGCCGTGAATACGGAGAGCTTAACGATGGTGCATGAAGTTTTGGACCATCTCAAGGCGCATTATAGGCATAATGAAGTAGAGGAGATGGTCGAACGCCTGCGCACTTTAGATGCAGTTGAAGTGCCTTGATTTAGACAATCCATGTTAAAATTCCAATAAAAAGGGTCGCAATGAAATATGTAAAGCTTGCAATAGCGGTGATTTTCACCTTAGGTCTTTTTATGGGTGGCTTGGCCTTTGAACGCTTTGTTTTGGGCAAACACTCCTCTTTTAGAGAGGTTAGCAAAATCACCATGCCCCTCCAAGTTGCCCAACAAATCACTCCAAAAGCCTATAGCGCACACTTGGTTTTTAGCAGCACCAATGCACTTTTGGAGGCCAAAAGTTTAGAAGCCACTCAGAAACAAGCGATCAAGGAGAGCTTTAATCAAATCAATAAGTTGGCTAAAGATAGTGGTTTTTGCCAGCAGACCTCCTATAATTTGCACCCAAACTATAGTTTTCTCAATGGCAAACAAGAATTGAGCGGGCATGGCTTAAACGCCGTGATGATCTGCAATCTATCCACCTCTAAACTTGATAGCTATGAGAAATTCAAGAACAAAATCGTGCAGATTGCGACTCAAAATGGGTTTTTTGTCCTCAACACGCCTGCTCTTTACCCTAGCATGCAAGATATGGATTGGACTCCTCTACAAAATGCGTTATTGAAGAAAGCTCAAGACAAGGTTGCAACACTGAGTCGAGAGCTCAAAAAACAATGCCGCATGCAACACTTGAACTTTTTCCCCGATCGCGGGCCCGTGCGTTTTAGTGCGCAAGAACTAGAAAAGCCTGCTCCTCAAACTTTTAAGTTGATGGCTAAATTGGGCGTGCATTGTCAGTAACCCCTCCTTTTTGCGGGCATAAAAATTTTATGCCCTTTGCTCCATAAATTCCTTTAATCTTGCTAGTCCTTTTTTGATCTGTTCGAGCGAACAGGCATAGGACATGCGCACAAAACCCTCCATCTCAAAGGCAGAGCCGGGCACCAACGCCACGCCTTGACTCTGTAACAAATCTTGGCAAAACTCTACACTAGAATGAGGGATTTTAATCCACACATAAAAAGCCCCCTGTGGCTTGAGGCAACTCAGACCTTCAACGGTATTGATCCCTGCATAAGCCACATCGCGGCGCTCCTTAAAAGCCAAGCGCATGCGCTCCACATCTGCATTCACTGCTCCACTGAGGGCGTACACAGCGGCGTATTGG
This portion of the Helicobacter felis ATCC 49179 genome encodes:
- a CDS encoding SEL1-like repeat protein yields the protein MRSRMCQVTLGVFLGFSVAYANPKVDEYLSVAKEAYKYKDYAKALENYQKAAELGSADAYRALANMYMIGAGVPKDHKQARIYFQKAMDARHTQHKPQPSTEAKPAQTQPTETQQTQKPQATEAKSAPKAVLAGAQGYMRLGKDYANGQGGMSLDFKKAIEAFEKAGQMGEGQGYNAIGDLYYNDGKGVEQDYKKAFEYYQKAAQMGQPKDYRLGVMYYYGRGVEQDYVKAIEHFEAGAKKGDGWSCNFLGWMYHNGKGVSLNYQKAREYYRQAVQNFLKAGSEGSAKAYVFLGNMYRDGDGVPQDYQKAMDYYQSAMRLKSGDGTYNWANMLANNSADHEQIKVAYQQAIKLYQEGGKNGDANAYASLGNIYYNGIYKHGSSVVQKSYKQALEYYQKAAEMGNGWSYYKIGTMYAGGQGVEEDWNKAREHWQIACSMGYEKACK
- a CDS encoding YceI family protein, producing the protein MKRFLRCLVALCALGVGLKAEEYAIDNAHSRVGFKVKHLKLSSVHGDFKNYSAVIDFDPKSHVFKKLDATIKVVSIDTNNAKRDAHLRSNEFFKVEKYPDLHFVMQKYEKVNASHGRMVGTLNIAGVDHKVVLQTEVGTTQHQGQNKLGFSLSGKIKRLDFKLAPEKSTHLIGDVVMLDIEIEATQK
- a CDS encoding ATP-dependent helicase → MQLNSEQIQATQARLGRNLIIASAGTGKTSTIVGRIIHLLKQGISPHEILLLTFTNKASLEMKERLAIHTPHAQFIQAGTFHATAYRHLKELYPHLSLKQPKELCVLLKSVLEGMPAGEDFYSANFLYDLHSLYLNAQRPESFSDWIIARNPDQEEHAEYYEIALGLFEELKQEHHYVDYNDLLLLFRQRMQEERVGFVEVLCDEYQDTNPLQDSILDTINPPSLFCVGDYDQSIYAFNGADISIIGNFTTKHPNARVFTLKKNYRSSPAILALANKVINHNPRLYPKSLEVAKTTSLSTPQLLEFEELFLQYRGIARHIASRGNFEEVAVLFRNNSSADGCEASLRELGVPSKRRGGGYSFFDAKEVRLILDVCAFLSHPKDMMASLQILSYGHGIGNAVARELYMALQILGDGDSKKGLLHPNNKDPYPQNKQTGGLFEEFFSTETAMRFKNHVPSTFNTHPLLKHPKLTATTASFLGDFFTLCQTHPLSPQENISHIYNSAWFRAIMENLTKERAKNKDGSIDSRRQEIAAQKILRKITLLSDLAKPYKSLKEFLSAMALDAKENLNGEGVHLLSIHASKGLEFKEVYVIDLMEGRFPNTKLAKQSGSLEEERRLFYVATTRAKDHLYLSYAKKDKIKDIEYRPSCFLKEAGLIP
- a CDS encoding PAS domain-containing protein; its protein translation is MEKFVDRNYFLVTKTNIKGVITYANKPFIDIVGGDGERALLGKPHNVVRHPDMPKLIFKMMWDAIKHKQEIFAYVKNKTFDGNFYWVFANVTASIDAKGEVVGYYSVRRAPNKKAVGIVNTLYKNLLAAEKRGGVQASANLLQESLDKEGCDYHEWINRLQRL
- a CDS encoding methyl-accepting chemotaxis protein, which produces MLGFFKGRDDTLQKIQDLVNAVRDGHLEHRITNINEKSLYSAIAYGLNDLLDQIESVFREINACVQAAHEGKDYRTVFLEGYRGVFKQYAQNGEVQVAGITAINNSEIVLRLAAMDGGAKGIRDVIAKLDDKIKQCVTNKKLMEYIEANSVASQEQVRGIQKDLSSFNENCTHIGAVMDDLGNKMDFVMQVTNVISDIADQTNLLSLNAAIEAARSGEHGRGFAVVADEIRKLAERVAKEVNSIKESFNHFQEDIVKLGKEFDEVGSLSASIQQHFEAFHELLKKYVQSSHESLENNRELETGLKHVMRHIEWIILKMNLHRSVITNEKKNIDLEKAVNTESLTMVHEVLDHLKAHYRHNEVEEMVERLRTLDAVEVP